The sequence CCGCGAGATGCGGGTGGTCCGGCGCCTCGCGCAGCGACAGAACGGGCGCCACGCACGCGTCGGAGCCCGCGAAGACCGCGGTCCACTCGTCGCGCGTACGGGTTCTGAAGCGGGCCGCGACCGCCTCGCGCAGCTCGCCCCAGCGGGACAGGTCCTTGCGCGCGGAGGCGTACTCCCCGAGGCCCAGCAGCCCGGTGAACTCCTCGTAGAACTGCCCTTCCAGCGCGCCGACCGCCATGTACCCGCCGTCGGCCGTCTCGTACGTGCCGTAGTACGGGCAGCCGCCGTCGAGGAGGTTGGCACCGCGCCGGTCCTGCCAGCCGCCCGCGGCAAGCATGCCGTGGATCATGGCGGAGAGGTGGGCGGTGCCGTCCACGATCGCCGCGTCCACGACCTGTCCCGCGCCGGTGGCGCGCGCGTGGTGGAGGGCGGCGAGAACACCGACGACGAGGTACAGCGAGCCGCCCGCGTAGTCCCCGAGGAGGTTCGCGGGGACGGCCGGCGGCCCGTCCGGGGCACCGATCATGCCGAGGGTCCCGGTCAGCGCGATGTACGCGATGTCGTGCCCGGCGCGCGGGGCGAGCGGCCCTTCCTGGCCCCAGCCGGTCATCCGCCCGTAGACGAGTCCCGGATTGCGGGCGTGGCAGGCCTCGGGCCCGATGCCGAGGCGCTCGGCGACGCCCGGGCGGAAGCCCTCGACGAGGATGTCGGCCCGCTCGGCCAGGGCGAGGACACGCTCCGCGCCGTCGGACGCCTTGAGGTCGACGATCACCGAGCGCTTGTTGCGGTTGGTGACGTCGTACGCGGGGTCGATCCCGAGTCCCCCGCCGCCCGGCCGGTCCACGCGGACGACGTCCGCGCCCAGATCGGCCAGGAGCATGGCGGCGAACGGGCCGGGCCCGATGCCCGCCAGCTCGACCACGCGCACCCCGGCCAGCGGGCCGTGCCCCGCCGTTCCTGCCGCTGCCGCCGCTGTCATCAAGCCCCCAGCACTGTGACACAACTGATGTAACATCAGTGATGTTAAGAACACGTTCCACTTCGCACAAGCCCCTGGCGAGCAAGCGCTCAGTCAATTTGGAAGCCCCTGTGGAAGCCCGGCGACGGGGCCCTGGTCCGTTTCCTCCTGTCGCACGCTAGCCTCGGCCACCGACAACGGCGCGGGCTGGACGGCTGAGAGGTGCCATGAGCGGGCAGGACAGGACCGAGCGCGCGTACGACATCGTGCTCTTCGGGGCCACGGGGTTCGTCGGAAGGCTCACCGCGGAGTACCTCGCCGCGCACGCCCCCCAGGGACTGCGCTGGGCGATCGCGGCCCGCGACACCACGAAGCTGGACCGGCTGCGGGACCGTCTGGCGGCCATCGATCCCGCCTGCGCGGAGCTGCCCGTGCTGCGGGCCGATGTCACCGATCCGGCCTCCCTGCGGGAACTCGCGGAGCACGCGCGCGTGGTGGCCACGACCGTCGGCCCCTACGTGGAGTACGGCGAGGGCCTGGTCGCCGCCTGCGCGGACGCCGGCACCGACTACCTGGACCTCTGCGGAGAGCCCGAGTTCGTGGACCTCATGTACGTACGGCACGACGCACGCGCGCGTGAGACCGGCGCCCGGCTGGTCCACGCCGCCGGCTTCGACTCGGTCCCGCACGACCTGGGCGCCTATTTCACCGTGCGGCAGCTGCCCGAAGGGGTGCCGTTGACGGTGGACGGCTTCGTGCGGGTCGAGGCGATGTTCTCGGGCGGCACCTTCGCCTCCGCCCTCGGCCAGTTCGCTCGCGGACGGCACATGATCGCCGCCGCGCGCGACCGCAGGCGGCACGAGCCGCGCCTGGTCGGGCGCCGGGCGTACGCGCCTTCGGGCGCCCCGCGCTACGCGAAGGAACTCGGAGCGTGGGCGCTGCCGCTTCCGACCATCGACGCGCAGATCGTGCAGCGGTCCGCGCGGGCGCTGGAGCGGTACGGGCCCGACTTCCGTTACCGGCACTACGCGGCGGTCGAGACGCTGCCGTCGGCCGTGGGCGGGGTGGCCGGGGCCGGGGCGCTCTTCGTGGCGGCGCAGGTGCCGCCCGTGCGGCGCTGGCTGTCGGGGCGGTTCGCGCCGGGCGAGGGTCCTGGCGAGGAGAAGCGGGCCGCCAGCTGGTTCTCGGTGCGGTTCGTCGGTGAGGGCGGTGGGAAGAGGGTCTTCACCGAGGTGGCCGGCGGGGATCCCGGGTACGGGGACACCGCGAAGATGCTGGCCGAGTCCGCGATGTGTCTCGTCTTCGACGAGCTCCCTGTGACCTCGGGGCAGGTGACGACGGCTGTCGCCATGGGGGATGCGCTGATTCCGCGGCTGCGGCGGGCGGGGATCATGTTCCGGGTCGCCGCCACGCGGTGACGCTCCGCTGTCGGTGCGGTGCGGTGCGGTGTGGGCGGGGGCGGGGGCGGGGGCGGGGGCGGGGGCGGGGGCGGATGGATGGTGCGGCTCAGTCGGGGGCTGGGTGCGCCGTTCCCCGCGCCCCTAAAAAGCAAGCGTGGTCCGGGGCCGATGAATCGTGCGGCAGCGTCGGGGCTGGGTGCGCCGTTCCCCGCGCCCGCAAGAAGCGCGGGTCCTCGTGCCCTGAAGGCGAAGGTCTCTGAAGGCCGAGAAAGCAGGAGCAGTTGTGAGTTCTGCCATCGACGTGCTTGTCCTCGGGGGTGCCGGGGTCGACACCATCGTGTACGTGCCCGCGTTGCCGGTGCCCTGTGCCGACAGTCATATGGTGCCCGCGATCGAGGCGCGGGCCGGGCAGACCGGGGACTTCGTGGCGCTCGGGGTGCACGGACTGGGGCTGCGTACGCACCATCTCGACATGCTCGGCGCCGATCATCACGGTGATCTGGTCCGGGCCCTGCACCGCGACCGGGGCGTCCCGCTCACCGAGGTCCCCCAGCCGGCCGGCACCAAGCGTGCCGTGAACCTCGTGGGGCCGGACGGACGGCGGCTGTCGCTCTACGACAGCACGCGCGGACACGACGACGACCGGCTGCCCCCGGAGACCGTACGGGCCCTCGCCGCGGTGAGCCGCCACGTCCATGTCTCCATCACCCAGCCCTGCGCGCACGCCCTCCCCGTGCTGCGGGAGACGGGGGTGACCGTCTCGACCGACCTGCACAACTGGGACGGCACGCAGGCCTACCAGGAACAGTTCGCGTACGAGGCCGACATCGTCTTCCTGTCGACGGCTGCGCTGGCGGACCCCGAGAAGACCATGCGGCGGATCGCCGGGCGGGGCCGGGCCGAGGTGGTCGTCGCGACGGGCGGCGCCGAGGGCGCGTACCAGCTGCTCGACGGCGAGCTGACGCACATCCCGCCCGTCACACCGTCCGCGCCGGTCGTCGACTCGAACGGGGCCGGGGACGCCTTCGCGGCGGGCTATCTCTTCGGGCGGCTGACGGGTGAACCGCCCGAGCGGTGCGGGCTCTTCGGCGCGATCGCCGGGGCCTACGCCTGCACGGTGCCGGCCACGAGGGCCGATGTCATCGGGCGCGAGGAACTGCTCAGAACGGCCACTCCATGACCGTGTAGATCATCCCGGCTGTCCAGGCGACCCCGGCCAGGACCGCCAGGGCGAGCCCGGCCAGCACGGCACGCTCTACGGGCCGGCCGGGGCCTGCGGCGGGCTTGGGAGCACGGTGTGTCGTCATGCGGCCAAGCCTGCCGATCACGGCATGACCCCGGCATCCGTACGGATACTCAGAACAGGTACTCAGAAGCCGTACTCAGGACCCCGGTTCGAGCGCCCCGCGCAGGGGCCGGGGCCGCCGTGCGGGGCGCGTTCACGCCGTCGTCGCCTTCAACGCCCGGCGGCACAGCGCGTCCGAGTGCCGGGTCGTCTCCGGCAGGCGGAAGCGCGGCGCGAGGTGGAGGGTGTGGGCGCAGGCGGTCTCCGGCGTCACCCGGTGGCCGACCGAGACGAACACCGGCTTGACCCCCGCCTGGGTGCGCAGCGCCCGGCCGACCTCCTCCTCGCCCGCGAGCAGCGGGGACGAGGATCCGCGCGGGGTGCCCGGTTCCTCGTACGTGAACGTGAACGGGTTCTTGGCGACCCCGATCGTCGGGAGGCCGGTGAGGACGCCGAGGTGGCTGGCCAGGCCGAAGCGGCGGGGGTGGGCGAGACCGTAGCCGTCGCAGACCACCAGGCCCGGTGCGCACGGCAGTGCTTCGAGGGCGGCCAGCACGGCCGGGATCTCCCGGAAGGCGAGCAGGCCGGGAACGTACGGGAAGGGCACCCGGCCGACGGCCGTGGACTCGGCGACCACGTCGAGGGTCGCCGAGTCCAGCACCACGGCCGCGGCCACGACGACGTCGCGCTCGTCGTCGTAGGCCACGTCGACCCCGGTGACCCGGCCGGTTCCCGGCGGCGGGCCCGGCTCGTCGAGGACCACCCGCCCCCGCAACTCGTCCTGCACGGCCCGGGCCCGCTCCTCGGTGGTGGGCCAGCCCGCGGGGATGCGTACGGTCGTCGTCATCGTCATGGTGCCGTCGAGCCTAGACGGGGCCCCGGGAGCCCCGGCCCGCGCGTCAGCGTTCCAGCCGTGCCACCCGGCCCTTCTCGCCGGACGCCCAGCAGGCCAGGTCGGGGGTGCAGTCCACGGTGTCGTACGAGCCGGTGTCCAGCGTGCGCCAGGTGCGGCCGCCGTTCGTGGTGAGGTCGGTGCCGGTGGGGCCGACCGCTAGTGCGGAGGTGCGGCTGTGCGGGAGCCAGGTGACACCCGAACGGTAGGCCGGCGGCGGTGCGGCGGCCGTGGCCCAGGTGCGGCCGCCGTCGCCGCTGACCGCCGCCGCCTTCGGCGAGGCCTGGTCGGCGCGGTAGTCGCCGCCGACCGCGATGCCGTGCGTCCGGTCGCGGAAGGCGAGGGCGAAGACTCCGCGGGCCGGGTCGCCCGCCGGGATCGGGGTGTCGGTGGCCGTCCAGGTGCGGCCGCGGTCGGAGGAGTGCAGCACGCGCGCGCGTGCCGCCCCACCAGTGGCCAGCCACACGTCACGCGGACCCGAGCTGACCAGGCACTGCCCACTGGCCGCGAAGCCCGCCTCGCCCGCCTGGGCCGCGGGCATTCCCGCACTGGGCAGTACCTTCCAGGAGCGGCCGCCGTCGCCGGTCGACAGGATGCGGAACTTCCCGTCCACCGGGTCGCTCATCGCCAGGCCGTGGCGCTTGTCGAAGAAGGTCATGCAGTCGTAGAAGGCCTTGGCGTCGGTGTTGCGGAAGGACTCGGTCCAGGTCGCGCCGCCGTCCTCGGTCCGCAGGACCCTGGACGCCTCGCCCTCCCCGATGGCCAGCACCACGGCACGCCTGCCGTCGAAGGCCTCGACGTCGCGGAACTCCAGGTCCGCGGCCCCGGGTGGCGATACGTTCCGCCAGTTCGCTCCGCCGTCGGTGGTGCGCAGCACGGTGCCCTTGGAGCCGGCCAGCCAGGCGGTGTTCCGGCTGACGGCGGAGAGCCCGCGGAAGCGCGCGTCCGTTCCGCTGTCCTGGACCTCCCAGTGCGGCGGTTTCGCGCCGTTCGACCCGTGGTCGGCCGGTCCGTCCGCCTGCGCCGGCGCCGTGAGTGCGGCGGCGAGCGCCGCGCCGCACACCCCCACGGTCAACAGGCGCCCTGTGAATCCCTTGTTACTCGTGCGTCGCGTCTTGCCCAAGCCCCTCATGGCGGGCGAAGCTAGCCCACTCCGACGATCACGTCCAGATGCCCCCGGAGGCATCAGTGGTCACTCCGGAAATCAACGATCACTCCCGTGATTGAAGGCGGTGACGGAGGTCACTAGGACTTCATCCGTTTTCGCAGGCACGGATTGGCCGATTCCGACGTCCTTACAAGTGCCCGGCTCATCCGTCCGCAGTTCGTCCGCACGTCACAAGGGAGCAAGGCGTTGTCCACCGTTATCGAGCAGCCCGTAGAGGCCCGCCTCGTCGCCGCCGCGCCGCGGATGCCGAGCATTCCCGCGACGCTCAGCTACGACCCGCACGATCCCTTCGCCGTCCGCATGTCCTTCCCCGCCCCGTCCACGCTCGAAGGCGTGGAGGTGTGCTGGACCTTCGCCCGCGAGCTGCTCGCCTCGGGCCTGGAGGAGGAGGTCGGCCACGGCGACGTGCGCGTGCGGCCGTACGGATACGACCGCATCGTCCTGGAGTTCCACGCCCCGGAGGGCACCGCCGTGATCCACGTGCGCGCCGGCGAGCTGCGGCACTTCCTGCAGAGTTCGACGGAGCTGGTGCCCGTCGGTCTTGAGCACCTGCACCAGGATCTGGACCACGACCTCGCCGAACTGCTGCGCGACTCCTACTGACTTCCTGCCGAGTCCTGACGGCTGCTGAGCCCTGACGGCCCGGCAGACGCCTTTCGGCGGGCACTCCCGGTCGGCCCCTCCCTGCCGGCCGCCCGCGACTCGTACGTCCCCGTGTCCAGCAGCTCCCGCGCGGCACGGCGGACGAGAATGGGCGCTGCCCGCTCAGTGCCCCGGGACTCCCGGTGTCGCCATCGCCACGGCCACCGCCGACCGCACCTCCTGGACCGCCTGCCTCAGAGCCGGAGTCGCCGTTCCGCTGCGTTCGGTCAGGGCCCCGATCCTCGCGTCGTACAGCCGCCGCTCCCTGCCCGACACGAGCGTGCGCAGCTCGGCCGCGGCGGCGAGGGCGACGAGCGCCGCGTCCCGCTCGGACACCTCGTGGACGGGTACCGGGCCCTCAAGGATCTGCCGGGCCTCCGCGCGCAGCCTGTCCACGACGGCGACGCGGCCGATCTCGTACTCCACGGACGGGAAGACGCCGAGCACCCGTGTCTTCTCGGCACGCAGATATCCGTCCGCGGCGAGCTGCGCCTGTACGGCGTCCAGCGTGATGCGCGCCCGGAGGCTGACCCAGGTCTTCCACTTGTGCGGCCGGGACTCCTCGATGAGTTCCATGAGCCCGTCGAGAGCCGCGTCCCCGGTCCGGCCGTCCGGGGTCGTGGGCGTGGCCACGCCTTCCGCGTCGGCCAGCAGCCCGCGCTGCGCCAGCTCGGTGAGGGCACCGGCCCGGACCAGATGCGGGAGCTGGGAAGCGCTGGTGACCTTGAGTTTCGAGGTGTCCCAGGCCAGCAGACAGAGACGGGCGGGCAGCGAGAGCGGGCCGTTGGGCACGGAGTCTCCTTCGGGCGGTCGGGATCGGGATCAGAGGCGGGGGCGATTCAAGATCGCGATCAGGGTCGGGAGCACGTTAATTCGTTGACAGCCGCACAGCCCCCTCCTACGGTGTAAACGGTCCTGTTGTCGCCGAACGGAGAAGGACGTTGCTCGTCTGAGGTCACGAGACACCGCGTCACCCACGTATTCGTGTGTGCGCAGCGTGCGACCTCGGCTCCGAGCCGTCCCGCGGAACAGGGCTTTTCCCGTGTTCCGCGAATGCCCCGGAGGACTCCGTCCTTCCGGCCGTCGCCGCCTCCCGGTGTCTCGATACGTGTCGCCCTGACCGCATCCAGCACCGCGAGGCCTGTATGTCCAGTACCCCCACTTCCATCACCTGCACCTCCCTCTCCTTCTCCTGGCCCGACGGCACGCCCGTCTTCGAGGACCTCCAGGTGGCCTTCGGGCCCGGCAGAACCGGGCTCGTCGGCGTCAACGGATCAGGCAAGTCGACCCTGTTGAAGCTCGTCTCGGGAGAACTCGCGCCGGCCGACGGAACCGTCCGGGTCGCGGGCGAGGTCGGCCTGCTTCCGCAGAACGTCACCCTCGACACCGGGCTGCGGGTCGACGAGGTGCTCGACATCGCGGCGAAGCGCGCCGCGCTGCACGCCATCGAGTCGGGCGACGTGTCCGAGGCCCACTTCGACGCCGTGGGCGACGACTGGGACGTCGAGGAGCGCGCCGTGGCGACACTCGGCGAACTCGGCCTCGGCCACGTCGGGCTCGACCGCACCATCGGCGAGGTCTCGGGCGGCGAGTCGGTCCTGCTGCGCCTGGCCGCGCTGCTGCTGCGCCGGCCCGACGTCCTCCTCCTCGACGAGCCGACCAACAACCTCGACCTGTACGCGCGCCGACGGCTGTACGCGGCCGTCGAGGCCTACTCCGGGGTCATGATCGTGGTCAGCCACGACCGTGAACTCCTGGACCTGGTCGACCAGATCGCCGATCTGCGCTCCGGTGAGGTCACCTGGTACGGCGGCAACTACTCGGCGTACGAGGAGGCCCTCGCCACCGAGCAGGAGGCGGCCGAGCGCATGGTGCGTGCCGCCGAGTCGGATCTGAAGAAGCAGAAGCGCGAACTGGTCGACGCGCAGGTCAAACTGGCCCGCCGCAAGCGGTACGGCCAGAAGATGTTCGAGCAGAAACGCGAGCCCAAGATCGTGATGGGGGCGCGCAAACGCTCGGCCCAGGAGTCCGCGGGAAAGCACCGCATCATGCACGAGGAGAAGCTCGCCGAGGCCAAGGAGCGGCTCGACGACGCCGTGGACGCCGTGCGGGACGACGACGAGATCCGCGTCGACCTCCCGTACACGGCCGTGCCGCCGGGCCGTACCGTCCTCACGCTCCTGGACCTGGAGCTGGCGTACGGGGCGAGCGCGGGCTCGTTCGATCTGCGCGGGCCCGAGCGGGTCGCGCTGGTCGGGCGCAACGGCGCCGGCAAGACGACGTTGCTGCGGACGATCGCCGGGGAGCTGGCGCCCGTCTCCGGGGAGGCGCGGGCCCATGTGCCGCTGCGGTTCCTGCCCCAGCGTCTCGACGTCCTCGACGACGAGCTGACGGTCGCCGAGAACGTGGCCCGGTTCTCGCCGGGCGCCACCAACAACCGGGTCCGGGCGCGGCTGGCCCGCTTCCTGTTCCGGGGCGCCCGGGCCGACCAGCGGGCGGCGACGCTCTCCGGCGGCGAGCGCTTCCGGGCGGCACTTGCCGCGCTGATGCTCGCCGAGCCCGCACCGCAGCTGCTGATGCTCGACGAGCCGACGAACAACCTCGACATGGCGAGCGTGCGGCAGCTCACCACTGCCCTGGAGTCGTACGAAGGGGCGCTGATCGTGGCCAGTCACGACGTGCCGTTCCTGGAGTCGATCGGGATCACACGGTGGCTGCTGCTGGAAGGGGAGCTGACGGAGACGACGTCCGAGGCGGTGGCGCAGCCCCGCTGAGGGGCGCGGGGGCTGTTGCGCGGTCGGTGTGGGCTGCATGATGTGCGGGGACACACCCTGCCGAGACGGAGTCCGTACGTGCCCAGCCAGAAGGCCCTCATCCGCCGTCCCAGCCCCCGCCTGGCCGAAGGTCTCGTCACGCACCTGGAACGCACGCCGGTCGACATCGACCTGGCGGCCGAACAGTGGGAGGCGTACGC is a genomic window of Streptomyces sp. NBC_00414 containing:
- a CDS encoding adenosine kinase: MSSAIDVLVLGGAGVDTIVYVPALPVPCADSHMVPAIEARAGQTGDFVALGVHGLGLRTHHLDMLGADHHGDLVRALHRDRGVPLTEVPQPAGTKRAVNLVGPDGRRLSLYDSTRGHDDDRLPPETVRALAAVSRHVHVSITQPCAHALPVLRETGVTVSTDLHNWDGTQAYQEQFAYEADIVFLSTAALADPEKTMRRIAGRGRAEVVVATGGAEGAYQLLDGELTHIPPVTPSAPVVDSNGAGDAFAAGYLFGRLTGEPPERCGLFGAIAGAYACTVPATRADVIGREELLRTATP
- a CDS encoding SsgA family sporulation/cell division regulator, which gives rise to MSTVIEQPVEARLVAAAPRMPSIPATLSYDPHDPFAVRMSFPAPSTLEGVEVCWTFARELLASGLEEEVGHGDVRVRPYGYDRIVLEFHAPEGTAVIHVRAGELRHFLQSSTELVPVGLEHLHQDLDHDLAELLRDSY
- a CDS encoding ABC-F family ATP-binding cassette domain-containing protein, coding for MSSTPTSITCTSLSFSWPDGTPVFEDLQVAFGPGRTGLVGVNGSGKSTLLKLVSGELAPADGTVRVAGEVGLLPQNVTLDTGLRVDEVLDIAAKRAALHAIESGDVSEAHFDAVGDDWDVEERAVATLGELGLGHVGLDRTIGEVSGGESVLLRLAALLLRRPDVLLLDEPTNNLDLYARRRLYAAVEAYSGVMIVVSHDRELLDLVDQIADLRSGEVTWYGGNYSAYEEALATEQEAAERMVRAAESDLKKQKRELVDAQVKLARRKRYGQKMFEQKREPKIVMGARKRSAQESAGKHRIMHEEKLAEAKERLDDAVDAVRDDDEIRVDLPYTAVPPGRTVLTLLDLELAYGASAGSFDLRGPERVALVGRNGAGKTTLLRTIAGELAPVSGEARAHVPLRFLPQRLDVLDDELTVAENVARFSPGATNNRVRARLARFLFRGARADQRAATLSGGERFRAALAALMLAEPAPQLLMLDEPTNNLDMASVRQLTTALESYEGALIVASHDVPFLESIGITRWLLLEGELTETTSEAVAQPR
- a CDS encoding GOLPH3/VPS74 family protein, with the translated sequence MPNGPLSLPARLCLLAWDTSKLKVTSASQLPHLVRAGALTELAQRGLLADAEGVATPTTPDGRTGDAALDGLMELIEESRPHKWKTWVSLRARITLDAVQAQLAADGYLRAEKTRVLGVFPSVEYEIGRVAVVDRLRAEARQILEGPVPVHEVSERDAALVALAAAAELRTLVSGRERRLYDARIGALTERSGTATPALRQAVQEVRSAVAVAMATPGVPGH
- a CDS encoding endonuclease V: MTMTTTVRIPAGWPTTEERARAVQDELRGRVVLDEPGPPPGTGRVTGVDVAYDDERDVVVAAAVVLDSATLDVVAESTAVGRVPFPYVPGLLAFREIPAVLAALEALPCAPGLVVCDGYGLAHPRRFGLASHLGVLTGLPTIGVAKNPFTFTYEEPGTPRGSSSPLLAGEEEVGRALRTQAGVKPVFVSVGHRVTPETACAHTLHLAPRFRLPETTRHSDALCRRALKATTA
- a CDS encoding WD40/YVTN/BNR-like repeat-containing protein yields the protein MTVGVCGAALAAALTAPAQADGPADHGSNGAKPPHWEVQDSGTDARFRGLSAVSRNTAWLAGSKGTVLRTTDGGANWRNVSPPGAADLEFRDVEAFDGRRAVVLAIGEGEASRVLRTEDGGATWTESFRNTDAKAFYDCMTFFDKRHGLAMSDPVDGKFRILSTGDGGRSWKVLPSAGMPAAQAGEAGFAASGQCLVSSGPRDVWLATGGAARARVLHSSDRGRTWTATDTPIPAGDPARGVFALAFRDRTHGIAVGGDYRADQASPKAAAVSGDGGRTWATAAAPPPAYRSGVTWLPHSRTSALAVGPTGTDLTTNGGRTWRTLDTGSYDTVDCTPDLACWASGEKGRVARLER
- the mmpA gene encoding morphogenic membrane protein MmpA, encoding MTTHRAPKPAAGPGRPVERAVLAGLALAVLAGVAWTAGMIYTVMEWPF
- a CDS encoding saccharopine dehydrogenase family protein; this encodes MSGQDRTERAYDIVLFGATGFVGRLTAEYLAAHAPQGLRWAIAARDTTKLDRLRDRLAAIDPACAELPVLRADVTDPASLRELAEHARVVATTVGPYVEYGEGLVAACADAGTDYLDLCGEPEFVDLMYVRHDARARETGARLVHAAGFDSVPHDLGAYFTVRQLPEGVPLTVDGFVRVEAMFSGGTFASALGQFARGRHMIAAARDRRRHEPRLVGRRAYAPSGAPRYAKELGAWALPLPTIDAQIVQRSARALERYGPDFRYRHYAAVETLPSAVGGVAGAGALFVAAQVPPVRRWLSGRFAPGEGPGEEKRAASWFSVRFVGEGGGKRVFTEVAGGDPGYGDTAKMLAESAMCLVFDELPVTSGQVTTAVAMGDALIPRLRRAGIMFRVAATR
- a CDS encoding CaiB/BaiF CoA transferase family protein; protein product: MLHQLCHSAGGLMTAAAAAGTAGHGPLAGVRVVELAGIGPGPFAAMLLADLGADVVRVDRPGGGGLGIDPAYDVTNRNKRSVIVDLKASDGAERVLALAERADILVEGFRPGVAERLGIGPEACHARNPGLVYGRMTGWGQEGPLAPRAGHDIAYIALTGTLGMIGAPDGPPAVPANLLGDYAGGSLYLVVGVLAALHHARATGAGQVVDAAIVDGTAHLSAMIHGMLAAGGWQDRRGANLLDGGCPYYGTYETADGGYMAVGALEGQFYEEFTGLLGLGEYASARKDLSRWGELREAVAARFRTRTRDEWTAVFAGSDACVAPVLSLREAPDHPHLAARGTFTDHGGITQPAPAPRFSATPTTVRGGPALPGTDTADVARDWDVPDLLKDSPEPTRTPEPKPTGSPEPKGTPA